Part of the Labilibaculum antarcticum genome, ATATTTCTCATTACCTGAATGCTTAACTCCCTTGCACGAACAATACCATTAAGATCACCTTTAATCAGAGTTATTTCGGCACTCTGCATGGCAATATCGGTACCTGTTCCCATAGCAATGCCTACATTAGCCTGTTCCAAAGCAGGTGCATCATTAATCCCGTCTCCAGCCATTGCCACGATGTGACCTTTTTCTTGCAGTTCTTTTACCTTATTGTATTTATCTTCCGGTAGGCAATCTGCCACGTATCCATCCAGATTTAATTCCCGAGAAACTGCCTTAGCGGTATTCTCATTGTCACCAGTCAACATCAATACCTTTACGCTCATTTTTTGCAGTCTTTTAATCGCGTCAATTGAAGTTGGCTTAATCTTGTCCGAAACGCTAATGATTCCTTCCACCTGACTACCTACAATCAAATACATTACAGTTTGACCAACCAATTGTTTTTGACTTGATCTATTTTCCTGTTCTTTAGTTAGACTAAGACCAAAATCCTCAATCAAACGTTTATTTCCCAATCCGATTCTCACTCCCTGATATTCAGCCTTAACTCCCTTACCGGTAACAGATTCAAAACTTTCAATCTGTAAAAATTCGATGTCGTTTTTTTTCGCTCCCTTCACAATGGCTTCAGCAACCGGATGCTCACTGAAGGTGTCAACAGATGCTGCCAACTGAAGAATCTCGATATTTGTTAATTTATTGAAGGATTCATAGGATTGTAAAGAAGGTTTTCCCTCTGTTATCGTACCTGTCTTATCGACAATTAGAATATCTACCTTATTCATTTCTTCAATCGATCTGGCATTTTTCACCAAGACACCAGACTGAGCACCCCGTCCGGTTCCAACCATTATTGAAACTGGAGTTGCTAAACCCAATGCACAGGGACAAGCGATAATAAGTACTGAAACAGCATTTATAAAAGCATATGCATAGGCTGGCTCAGGTCCCCATACCGCCCAGATAACAAAAGTGAGCAGTGATATAGCAATAACTGTAATCACAAAATACCTGGCTACCACATCTGCAAGTTTTTGGATTGGTGCCCGAGAACGACTTGCTTCATTTACCATCTCAATAATCTGAGATAATAAAGTGTCGGAACCAACCTTCACTGCTTTAAAATCGAAAGAAGTCTTACCATTAATTGTTCCACCTGTAACTTTATCATTATTATATTTTTCAGAAGGAATAGGTTCTCCTGTTATCATGCTTTCATCAATAAAAGCTGTTCCTGCTATAATGATTCCATCCACCGGCACTTTTTCTCCTGGTTTTACACGTAAAATATCACCAACCTGTACATTTTCAAGTGGAATTTCCTCTTCTTCGCCATTATTGACCCTACGAGCAATAGGCGGTGCCAGATTAAGAAGTGCTTTTATTGCAGAGTTAGTTTTGCTGTGTGCCTTCAGTTCAAGCATTTGCCCAAGCAAAACCAAAGTCAATATAACAGCGGCTGCTTCAAAATACAAATGAACATTCCCCACCGAATCCTTAAACTGATCAGGAAAAATACCTGGCATAAGGAGTGCAATTACACTAAAAATATAAGCGCTACCTACACCTATTAGTATCAATGTCCACATATTTGGATTCCATGTTCGAATGGATTTCCATCCACGGATAAAAAACTCTCCACTGGAATAAAAAACAACAGGTGTTGCTAAAACAAATTCAACCCATCCCCAAGTATATTTAGTAGCTATTAGATCCAAATTCAAAAAACTGAAAAACTCCGACATAGCAATAATGAAAACCGGAATACTTAAAAAAAGTGCAACGCGAAACTTACGCTTCATCACTTCATAAGTAGTGTCGTCGTCAGCCCCCTCAACCTCTGCAGCCACCAGATGCATGCCACATACAGGACAATCACCCGATTTTTCATACATCTTATTTCCTTCACAATGCATCGGGCAAAAATATTTACCATTTGCTTCTGAGTGTGTGTTCTGAATATTTTCATGCCTGTCATGAGCATGATTCAGATCTATATTTACTTCCTTAAGATTCATGTTGCAAACCGGGCAACGTCCTTCACTGGAATACACCTTTTCACCTTCACACTTCATAGGACAAGAATAAACCTTATGAATCGTATCCACTGTTTTAGCGTGCCCCGAACAACAATCAGGATTCTTTTTACTCTTCTTTTCCATAGTGTATAGTATTATTTATTTTCAATTGATGTACAAACCTCTTAAAGCCTATTTAGTACCCATAAATTGGTAGTCTCCATCACTCATTTTAAATAAATAGTTAAAGGTATTGTGTCGCATATCGAAATTTCCAAAATGCTCATCGTCTTCCTCATGTTCATCACTTAAATGATGCATCCATTCTGTTTCTCCATTCTGAAGGTCACTCATCATTCCACCTGCCATATGATTTTCGCCTTTCATGTGACCGTAGATTTGTTCAAATTCCTCTCCTGTGTGGCAAACGAAAACACTATCACTATGCTGGTAATAATCAAGCATAAATGTTGTGTCTAATTCTCCTCCAGAACAATGAATCTGAATTTGGTCACCAATAATCATTACATCTGCATACGCATGATCATCTGAAGATAATCCCGATTTCACTAAACTTTTCACTGATAAAGTCCCAGTATATTTTCCTGTAATTTCATTTAACTGCTCATCATCATTTTTGCCGCAAGCAACAAAAATGACCAAACTAAGCAGTACCGCTACTATTGTTTTTGATTTCATAACTTTCCTTTTTTAATGATTAAATATTTAGTTGGTGATAGATGGAATCAAGCCAATTTGAATAAAATACTCTAGCAAGGTCTGATCCCATCTGATCAAAAATAAAACCCAAGTGTCCAAACCTCCATTTAAACACGTCACCAAACTATGAAAAACCTAAGCTCTACAGTTTTAAAAAAAATCCCTTTAGAAAGCTGAACAGCCGAGATCCGTTACTATACCCAGCAATTACTGGTTCCTTTTTAATATCTAAATCTGAAATTATTTGTTCCATTTCCATTATACTAATTGTCGATGAATCGTAGAATAACTGTATTCTATTTTCTGAACAAACAACCTTTCTAACCTCTTCTATTCCAGAGAATAGAATGTTAATTGAATTTATTTCAAATAAAGTCAAATCCAGATCAGTATGGAATTCAAAACATCTAATGGCACTCATAACTATAAATTATGGTAGGTTATATATTAGAGTTTCATCATTATTATTAAAACTCTCTCCAACATGTTTGTAAATAAGCATTTTGGTTTGTCCTTTTGTATGGATTATTTCCATCATATTACTGTTATCAACCTTTAACAAGGATTCCCCTGTTTCGGTGATTACGTTTAGTGTAAAATTGACTTTACTATAGTCAACATTAGGATCTTCAAAGTTATCTGGCACTGTAAATTCCAAACAAGAATATACAACCTCAACTTTTTCGTCTTTATTGAAAGTTGTTTGTGAAATTAATTTAACCTCATCTAAAAGATGGTTTTTAGGCAGAGGTAGCATAACAGTTTTCCAAAGGGTGTTATCAATATTATAGATGAAAATAGTTTGCTTTTTCTTATCATATTTCACATACTTAAAAGATCCGTCATCCAACTGAATGGATTTGTATTTTGAATCAATTTTTGCTTCATATTTAATCTGGGTATAACCAACTGTAGCTATAAAAAGCAGAAGAATGGTTAATAACGTATTTATTTTCATAATTTTAATTTTTAATGATTTGTCTTGATTGTAGATACCTAACTGTTTCGCTAGTAGTCAGAGGATTTGTGACATTACCTGTTCTTAAATAAAAAATAATATTACTCTTTACTATCTATTTTTAAGATTGAAATTCAGGAAGGAGTTCCCACTCCCTCCTTTTTATAAAACCTTATTTAATAGTTTCCTTAACTTCACCACACCCAATCATATCTTCTCCATAATATGGATTTTTGATTTCTTCAGAATTACTAAACCAATAGGCGCCTTTGTTATCATTAGCCATTGGACAGAATTGATAATAAGTAGTAACTTTATTTAATCCAAAAGCTTTTATCGCATTATAAAACACTTGATTAAAAGTAACAAATGCCTCCCTTTGCTTTTTAATATTATCAAATTTCAGAATCTCGCCAATAGATTTTTTCAAAGTAGGTAGTTCTTTCATCCAAAGCATATGAGAATCTCCTTTTAACAGAGCCATATCCACCTTATTCAAATCTTCTTTCACTACCCTGGCTGTTTTCTTAACTTTATCTGCATCAGAATCAATAAACCCGTCTTTCATGTTCAAGTATGCCTTATATACTGATGTTAGTTGGCTCTTAAATTTTTCATCAACCGATTTGGAATCGCCTTTTAGAGTCTTAGATTTTATTGAAGCTCCCATATCCATTTTGGACATATCGTGAGGAGTAGAACCTGCTCCACCACTGGGGTTCATCATGCTAGGAAGTCCAATTAGCTGAGATGCAGCATCAATTTTAAAGACACCATTAATGGCTATTTCTTCATTTTCCTTCAAGCCTTCTGCAACAACAAAGAATGATCCAGCTTCAGGGCCTAAAACGATTTCACGATACAAGAATGATGGTGTTTCCCGATTCGGAACTTTCACATAAACCACGGCTCTTTTCCCTGTCCAAAGAATGGCTGATTTCGGAATGAGTAATTTATTTAGACCTTTCCCAATTTCAGATTTAACTGATCCATTCACAAACATTTCCGGCTTGAGCAGCTGATTGGTATTCGATACTTCAGCCCTCACTTTAGCAACTCTGGTTTTAGCATCAATAAAAGGATCGATGAAAGTTACATTGGCCACATAATTTTTACCCGGTAAAGCCTGAACTGTAAATTCAACTTTATCATTCATCTTTATCCATGGTAAATCACTTTCATACGCATCTAGCATCACCCAAAGGTTTGATAGATCAACCACTTCAAATAATTTGGTTCCTTCCTTTATATATTCACCAACAGCAACATGCCGCATAGTAACCGTTCCAGAAATTGGAGACAATACATCAAAATAAAGCATCGGTTCTCCTTTAATCTCAATCGCCTCAATTTGCTTATCGGTAAGACTCCATAATTTAAGTTTTCCTTTAGAAGCCTGGTATAACGACGGACGTGAAGATTTAAAACTAATAGCCTCCAACAATTCACGTTGCGCTGTTACCAAGTCTGGAGAATAAATGGTAGCTAGTTTTTCCCCTTTACGCACAGTTTGTCCTGTGAAATTGACAAATAATTTTTCAATTCTCCCTCCAAAGCGAGCCGTTAATTCCGATATATTTCTTTCATCAGCATGAATTTTACCTTGCAATCGAACTGATTTTTCAGGAACTCCAAATTGAACCTTCATGGTTTGAATATCCGCCAATTTAGCTGCAGATTCAGACATAACAAGTTCATTCGGATCAACATCATCTCCAGATGACTGCATAGTGGTAAGGGGTATTAATTCCATTGCACATATCGGGCACTTCCCTGGCTTATCTTGTTTAATCTGTGGATGCATTGAACAAGTCCAGGTCGTTGGATCTTCAGATTCATGATTGTGCCCCTCAATACCATTTGAAGGTGTCATCGTTTTATCAGACGATCCTGAAAACACAAGTCCAAGAAGAACCCCAATTACTAAAACTGCAATTACTAATTTGTAATTCCCTTTTATATTGTTGATTATTTTTTTCATAACAGAACGATTTATTTACCCATTAAGTAGTTGATGAATGCAATTGCAGCTTGTTTATCTGCTCTGGCTTTTTCCAGCTCCAAATTGTACTTTAGAACCTTTCTTTCCATTCTTAAAATTTCTTCGAAATTCTTATTCCCTGTTGCATAATCGGTTCCCAACAGATTTAAAGATATATTGGCCAATTCTAACTGAGTGATGTACAAAGCAATTCTTCTATGTCCATCTTTATAATCTTTCCATGAATTTTCGAATATGGATTCTAACATGTTTAATGTATTGGCTTTATCCATCTCTTTGGCGGTTTCCAGCAAAACAACTTCATTAATCATTGCCTTGTATTTGTTTCGGTAAAGAGGAACTGTAATCCCAATTTTCGGGAAAATAAAGGCATCTTTTCCTGCAAGATTATTACCTCCCTTTCCGACAATGGTATAATCAAAACCTAAATTGAAACTGGGTTTGCCTTGCTTGTCAGCCAACACCTTTCGATATTTCAATGACTCCTGCTGAAGAGCAATCCCCAACAACTTGTGATTATTGCTTTTCACAGAATCCAACAAGGCTTCTTTTGTAAAACGAATGTTGTTTTCCCACAAGACTTCAGGTGTATTCACCATACTTGATTTATCTGCATTCAATAGATTATTAAAAGCAATTTCCAATACCTGCTGTTTATCTGTTAATAGATCCAGTTGGTTTTGCAAATCACCAATTTCCATTTCAATTCGATACTCATCAACAGCAGAAACCAAACCTGCCTCTACTTTAATAACAGCCAGCTTTTTAAATGCACTTAGAATCTCAAGATTCTCCTTAGTGACTGAGATCGCTTTCTTGTTAAAATAGATGTTGTAATAGTTTGCACTGATATCACTAAATAATTTTGACTTGACATCCTGAAAAACCTCATATTTTGCTTTCGCATTCTGAATAGCAATATTTTCTTTTGCTTTTAGTGTTCCAAACCACGGAAACATCTGGGAGGCAGAAAATTTAAATTCCTGAGGTCCCACTCTTGTTTCAACAGGTTTAATAAAATAAGCGAATGCAAGTTGAGGATCAGGCAATACTTTCACCTGAGGTGCTACCTCTAAAGCCGCCATATACTCCTTAAATCGGGCTTGCAATCCCGGGTTATTTTCTGCTCCTGTATTCAAGTAAGCTGACAGTTCCTGCTGACCAAAAACAACTGAGGAGGTCAAAAGAAACAGGGCTGTGATAATTATATTTACTTTTCTCATGATTCTACTCCTTTAGTTTTTTTAACTCCTTCTTAATTATAGCTTCCTGCCACATACTATGCAACACCGGTACAACAAACATAGTTAATACCGCTATTGTCATTCCTCCAAATAGAGGTATTGCCATTGGCACCATAATATCGGAACCTTTTCCTGTTGATGTTAAAATTGGAACCAGTGCAATAATGGTCGTTGCAGTTGTCATCACTGCAGGACGTACTCTTTTTGAACCAGCTTCATGAACCAAATCGCGTACCTCTTGAATTGATTTAGGAGCCTTTTTTTCCTGTAGTTGTTTGATGTAAGTACTGATCAATACACCATCATCAGTTGCCACTCCAAAGAGAGCAATAAAGCCAACCCAAACGGCCACACTTAAATTTATGGTTCGTACCTGAAATAAATCCCTTAGATTAATACCCCCTAACTCTCCGTTCATGAACCAAGGCTGACCATACAACCAAAGCATTATAAACCCACCTGACAAGGCAACAATAATCCCTGTAAAGACTAAAGCTGTAGATACAACAGATTTAAATTGGAAATAAAGAATTAGAAAAATGATCATTAGAGATATCGGCACAACAATCAACAACCTTTTTGTTGCTCGAATTTGATTCTCATAGTTACCTGTAAAGACATAACTAACACCTGCAGGCAATACAAATTCGCCTTCAGAAAGTTTTTCTTTTAAGTAAGCCTGTGCATTTTCAACCACATCAACTTCCGCAAAGCCTTCCTTTTTGTCAAAAATAACATAACCTACCAGGAAGGTGTTTTCACTTTTAATTAACTGCGGTCCCCTGATGTAATTTACTTTAACCAATTCCCCTAATGGAATTTGAGCTCCACCTGCTGTGGGAATTAATATCTTTTTTAAATCTTCTGGGTTATCGCGATATTCTCTTGCATAACGTAAACGTACCGGGAATCGTTTTCTTCCTTCAACCGTTGTCGTTAATTTCATTCCTCCAATAGCACTACTAATTACCGTTTGTAGCCCCTTAACTGAAATGCCATAGCGTGAGATAGCATCTCTATCAATTTCCAGCTCCAGATAAGGTTTTCCAACCACTCTGTCAGCAAAAACAGACATTGCCTGCACCCCTTCTACCTGTTTTAAGTGCTTTTCTATATCATAGCCCACTTTTTCAATTGACACCAAATCGGGACCGAAAACTTTAATTCCCATTGGTGCCCTCATTCCGGTTTGTAACATCACCAACCGAGTTTGAATTGGTTGCAATTTTGGTGCTGAGGTTAGACCCGGAATTGACGCTTTCTTGATGATTTGATCCCAAATATCATTTGGCGATTTTACTTCTTTACGCCATTGTCGGAAATACACTCCATTATTGTCTTCAATCAGATTTTCTTTACTAATTAAACGAAACTCCTCCTCCCATGGATTGAATGTAGAACCATCCTTCAACACAAACGCTTCTTTTTTGTTTACTTTAAATCGCATTCTATGTCCGGATTCATCCAGCATATACTCCGACTTGTAATTAATTAAATTTTCGAACATCGAAGTTGGTGCCGGATCGAGAGCCGAATTTACCCGGCCCCATTTTCCAACGACACTTTCAATCTCAGGAATTGAATTAATCTTCTTATCAAGAATGGCAATTACATCAAGGTTTTCTTGTATCCCGGAATGTGGCATAGTTGTTGGCATGAACAAGAATGATCCTTCATTAAGAGATGGCATAAACTCTTTACCAATTCCTGGAATAGAAGCATCCAATTTTTTATAAACACTGGTTTTCTGCACGAATTCCGGCATAAAACCAAACATCTTATCAAAACCCTGCCAAACTGAAATTCCAAATACAACAATCATGATTGGAACAGATAAAAATTTCCATTTGTTATTTAAACACCATTTTAATATCCTCGAATAAAAGAATACCACTGAAGAAAGTACTCCCAGTACTGTTCCTACAATAACTATTACAAACAGGAAGTTTGCAAACAGGCTATTCCCTGCTCCCAAAGGCAACCATGCCTTTGTTAGGAAAAAGACCACCACCACAATTGTAATTGCAATATTAATTAGGTTCACCCACGATTTTTTCGACTCAACCCACTTATCGGCAAACAAACCATTTAAGCCATATGCAA contains:
- a CDS encoding efflux RND transporter periplasmic adaptor subunit, with the protein product MKKIINNIKGNYKLVIAVLVIGVLLGLVFSGSSDKTMTPSNGIEGHNHESEDPTTWTCSMHPQIKQDKPGKCPICAMELIPLTTMQSSGDDVDPNELVMSESAAKLADIQTMKVQFGVPEKSVRLQGKIHADERNISELTARFGGRIEKLFVNFTGQTVRKGEKLATIYSPDLVTAQRELLEAISFKSSRPSLYQASKGKLKLWSLTDKQIEAIEIKGEPMLYFDVLSPISGTVTMRHVAVGEYIKEGTKLFEVVDLSNLWVMLDAYESDLPWIKMNDKVEFTVQALPGKNYVANVTFIDPFIDAKTRVAKVRAEVSNTNQLLKPEMFVNGSVKSEIGKGLNKLLIPKSAILWTGKRAVVYVKVPNRETPSFLYREIVLGPEAGSFFVVAEGLKENEEIAINGVFKIDAASQLIGLPSMMNPSGGAGSTPHDMSKMDMGASIKSKTLKGDSKSVDEKFKSQLTSVYKAYLNMKDGFIDSDADKVKKTARVVKEDLNKVDMALLKGDSHMLWMKELPTLKKSIGEILKFDNIKKQREAFVTFNQVFYNAIKAFGLNKVTTYYQFCPMANDNKGAYWFSNSEEIKNPYYGEDMIGCGEVKETIK
- a CDS encoding TolC family protein — encoded protein: MRKVNIIITALFLLTSSVVFGQQELSAYLNTGAENNPGLQARFKEYMAALEVAPQVKVLPDPQLAFAYFIKPVETRVGPQEFKFSASQMFPWFGTLKAKENIAIQNAKAKYEVFQDVKSKLFSDISANYYNIYFNKKAISVTKENLEILSAFKKLAVIKVEAGLVSAVDEYRIEMEIGDLQNQLDLLTDKQQVLEIAFNNLLNADKSSMVNTPEVLWENNIRFTKEALLDSVKSNNHKLLGIALQQESLKYRKVLADKQGKPSFNLGFDYTIVGKGGNNLAGKDAFIFPKIGITVPLYRNKYKAMINEVVLLETAKEMDKANTLNMLESIFENSWKDYKDGHRRIALYITQLELANISLNLLGTDYATGNKNFEEILRMERKVLKYNLELEKARADKQAAIAFINYLMGK
- a CDS encoding efflux RND transporter permease subunit; this encodes MLNKIIRFFLENKLVTFLVLIVMISWGVINSPFGWDTGFLPNDPVPVDAIPDIGENQQIVYTEWPGRSPQDIEDQISYPLTTSLLGIPGVKTIRSNSIFGVSSIYIIFEEGIEFYWSRTRILEKLNSLPTGTLPEDVSPALGPDATALGQVYWYTLEGRDKEGNPAGGWDPHELRTIQDFSVRYSLTSAKGVAEVASIGGFVKEYQVDVDPDAMKAHGVNISQVIAAVKNSNLDIGARTIEFNKVEYLIRALGYIKSLEDIEKSVVVVRNNIPIRISDVAKVNFGPATRRGGLDKGGAEAVGGVVVARYGANPLQTIENLKAKIAEIEPGLPSKTLADGTVSKITIVPFYDRTGLIKETLGTLEEAISLELLISILVVIVLVLNLRASFLISSLLPIGVLITFIAMRQFGVDANIVALSGIAIAIGVMVDVGVVFTENIIRHAEAVENIGAKGKKLLEIVYTATTEVAGAVVTALATTIVSFLPVFAMEAAEGKLFKPLAYTKTFTMLAALLIGLIIIPTLAHLVFSIRFDKNKYSKIWNSLIIVAGLVLSIVSGNYVALALVAYGLNGLFADKWVESKKSWVNLINIAITIVVVVFFLTKAWLPLGAGNSLFANFLFVIVIVGTVLGVLSSVVFFYSRILKWCLNNKWKFLSVPIMIVVFGISVWQGFDKMFGFMPEFVQKTSVYKKLDASIPGIGKEFMPSLNEGSFLFMPTTMPHSGIQENLDVIAILDKKINSIPEIESVVGKWGRVNSALDPAPTSMFENLINYKSEYMLDESGHRMRFKVNKKEAFVLKDGSTFNPWEEEFRLISKENLIEDNNGVYFRQWRKEVKSPNDIWDQIIKKASIPGLTSAPKLQPIQTRLVMLQTGMRAPMGIKVFGPDLVSIEKVGYDIEKHLKQVEGVQAMSVFADRVVGKPYLELEIDRDAISRYGISVKGLQTVISSAIGGMKLTTTVEGRKRFPVRLRYAREYRDNPEDLKKILIPTAGGAQIPLGELVKVNYIRGPQLIKSENTFLVGYVIFDKKEGFAEVDVVENAQAYLKEKLSEGEFVLPAGVSYVFTGNYENQIRATKRLLIVVPISLMIIFLILYFQFKSVVSTALVFTGIIVALSGGFIMLWLYGQPWFMNGELGGINLRDLFQVRTINLSVAVWVGFIALFGVATDDGVLISTYIKQLQEKKAPKSIQEVRDLVHEAGSKRVRPAVMTTATTIIALVPILTSTGKGSDIMVPMAIPLFGGMTIAVLTMFVVPVLHSMWQEAIIKKELKKLKE
- a CDS encoding copper-transporting P-type ATPase, yielding MEKKSKKNPDCCSGHAKTVDTIHKVYSCPMKCEGEKVYSSEGRCPVCNMNLKEVNIDLNHAHDRHENIQNTHSEANGKYFCPMHCEGNKMYEKSGDCPVCGMHLVAAEVEGADDDTTYEVMKRKFRVALFLSIPVFIIAMSEFFSFLNLDLIATKYTWGWVEFVLATPVVFYSSGEFFIRGWKSIRTWNPNMWTLILIGVGSAYIFSVIALLMPGIFPDQFKDSVGNVHLYFEAAAVILTLVLLGQMLELKAHSKTNSAIKALLNLAPPIARRVNNGEEEEIPLENVQVGDILRVKPGEKVPVDGIIIAGTAFIDESMITGEPIPSEKYNNDKVTGGTINGKTSFDFKAVKVGSDTLLSQIIEMVNEASRSRAPIQKLADVVARYFVITVIAISLLTFVIWAVWGPEPAYAYAFINAVSVLIIACPCALGLATPVSIMVGTGRGAQSGVLVKNARSIEEMNKVDILIVDKTGTITEGKPSLQSYESFNKLTNIEILQLAASVDTFSEHPVAEAIVKGAKKNDIEFLQIESFESVTGKGVKAEYQGVRIGLGNKRLIEDFGLSLTKEQENRSSQKQLVGQTVMYLIVGSQVEGIISVSDKIKPTSIDAIKRLQKMSVKVLMLTGDNENTAKAVSRELNLDGYVADCLPEDKYNKVKELQEKGHIVAMAGDGINDAPALEQANVGIAMGTGTDIAMQSAEITLIKGDLNGIVRARELSIQVMRNIKQNLFFAFVYNAIGIPIAAGILFPFFGILLSPLIAAAAMSFSSVSVITNALRLRKV